Proteins co-encoded in one Ooceraea biroi isolate clonal line C1 chromosome 9, Obir_v5.4, whole genome shotgun sequence genomic window:
- the LOC105284643 gene encoding 2-methoxy-6-polyprenyl-1,4-benzoquinol methylase, mitochondrial isoform X2, whose protein sequence is MMSYKVLRTNIIRESQIFTKCLGIAMAKRCYMKTANTSTSEQNDERTTHFGFQTIRESEKAKEVHTVFENVANSYDLMNDAMSMGIHRIWKDIFMQELGPTHGTHLLDSAGGTGDITFRITWKREDAENLSFPEDSFTAYTIAFGVRNVTRIDKVLSEAYRVLQPGGRFLCLEFSHVTNETLQWLYDRYSFQIIPVMGQLIAGQWKPYQYLVESIRRFPKQEDFKEMIESAGFRNVTYRNLTCGMVAIHSGFKL, encoded by the exons atgaTGAGTTACAAAGTCCTTCGCacaaatattattagagaGAGTCAAATATTCACCAAGTGCTTGGGAATCGCGATGGCTAAACGCTGTTACATGAAAACGGCGAACACGAGTACATCGGAGCAGAATGACGAGAGAACGACACATTTTGGTTTCCAAACGATCCGGGAGAGCGAAAAGGCGAAGGAAG TGCACACTGTATTTGAAAACGTCGCTAACTCCTATGATCTAATGAACGACGCAATGAGCATGGGTATCCATCGCATTTGGAAGGACATTTTCATGCAGGAATTAGGACCGACTCACGGTACTCATCTCTTGGATTCCGCCGGTGGCACGGGTGACATTACGTTTCG CATTACCTGGAAACGGGAGGATGCGGAGAATCTCTCCTTCCCAGAGGACTCGTTCACCGCTTATACCATAGCGTTCGGAGTAAGGAACGTGACACGCATTGACAAG GTATTATCTGAGGCGTACAGAGTCCTGCAGCCGGGTGGAAGATTCCTGTGTCTGGAATTCAGTCACGTCACCAATGAGACCCTGCAATG GTTGTATGATCGATATTCCTTTCAGATCATACCTGTGATGGGACAATTGATTGCCGGACAATGGAAACCTTATCAGTATCTTGTAGAGAGCATAAGAAGATTCCCGAAGCAAGAGGATTTCAAA GAAATGATCGAATCTGCGGGATTCAGAAACGTGACTTACAGGAATCTCACTTGTGGTATGGTGGCTATCCATTCGGGATTTAAATTGTAA
- the LOC105284643 gene encoding 2-methoxy-6-polyprenyl-1,4-benzoquinol methylase, mitochondrial isoform X1, with translation MMSYKVLRTNIIRESQIFTKCLGIAMAKRCYMKTANTSTSEQNDERTTHFGFQTIRESEKAKEVHTVFENVANSYDLMNDAMSMGIHRIWKDIFMQELGPTHGTHLLDSAGGTGDITFRYMNFLRNTPNPHNTRSHVTVCDINQHMLDVGKERANKLGLSQDGNCSITWKREDAENLSFPEDSFTAYTIAFGVRNVTRIDKVLSEAYRVLQPGGRFLCLEFSHVTNETLQWLYDRYSFQIIPVMGQLIAGQWKPYQYLVESIRRFPKQEDFKEMIESAGFRNVTYRNLTCGMVAIHSGFKL, from the exons atgaTGAGTTACAAAGTCCTTCGCacaaatattattagagaGAGTCAAATATTCACCAAGTGCTTGGGAATCGCGATGGCTAAACGCTGTTACATGAAAACGGCGAACACGAGTACATCGGAGCAGAATGACGAGAGAACGACACATTTTGGTTTCCAAACGATCCGGGAGAGCGAAAAGGCGAAGGAAG TGCACACTGTATTTGAAAACGTCGCTAACTCCTATGATCTAATGAACGACGCAATGAGCATGGGTATCCATCGCATTTGGAAGGACATTTTCATGCAGGAATTAGGACCGACTCACGGTACTCATCTCTTGGATTCCGCCGGTGGCACGGGTGACATTACGTTTCGGTACATGAACTTTCTAAGGAACACACCGAATCCACATAATACACGCAGCCACGTAACCGTATGCGATATAAATCAACATATGCTAGACGTTGGCAAGGAGCGGGCAAACAAGTTGGGTCTGTCACAGGACGGTAATTGCAGCATTACCTGGAAACGGGAGGATGCGGAGAATCTCTCCTTCCCAGAGGACTCGTTCACCGCTTATACCATAGCGTTCGGAGTAAGGAACGTGACACGCATTGACAAG GTATTATCTGAGGCGTACAGAGTCCTGCAGCCGGGTGGAAGATTCCTGTGTCTGGAATTCAGTCACGTCACCAATGAGACCCTGCAATG GTTGTATGATCGATATTCCTTTCAGATCATACCTGTGATGGGACAATTGATTGCCGGACAATGGAAACCTTATCAGTATCTTGTAGAGAGCATAAGAAGATTCCCGAAGCAAGAGGATTTCAAA GAAATGATCGAATCTGCGGGATTCAGAAACGTGACTTACAGGAATCTCACTTGTGGTATGGTGGCTATCCATTCGGGATTTAAATTGTAA
- the LOC105284728 gene encoding probable H/ACA ribonucleoprotein complex subunit 1: MGRGTEWGLKLARIKGGVKTSAEHQSSNQGTATTMRAFVILALAATAMARPEAGYSYSQPSSSYGAPSFGGGGGGGGGISNVGFASGGGISNVGFAATGGGGGFGGGIGGGGGGFGGGIGGGGGGGFGGGYIGGGGGSLIQKHIYVHVPPPEAPEERPIRPLLPSAPAQKHYKIIFIKAPTPPTPTAPVIPALPQQDEQKTLIYVLVKKPEEAPEISLPTITPTQPSKPEVYFIKYKTQKEVTGGGGYAGGGGGIGGGHGGGIGGGIGDIGHGGIGGTGIGGTGPSGPSTSYGAPGASGPY; this comes from the exons ATGGGTCGAGGCACCGAGTGGGGTCTCAAGCTGGCCCGTATAAAAGGGGGCGTCAAGACATCCGCGGAGCATCAGTCCTCAAATCAAGGAACAGCAACAACCATGAGGGCATTCGTG ATCCTGGCGCTCGCCGCGACGGCGATGGCGCGGCCAGAAGCCGGATACTCCTACAGCCAACCAAGCAGCAGCTATGGTGCTCCTTCCtttggtggcggtggcggcggcggcggcggtatCAGCAACGTTGGTTTTGCTAGTGGCGGCGGTATCAGCAACGTCGGTTTTGCTGCtaccggcggcggcggcggtttcGGTGGTGgaatcggcggcggcggcggcggtttcGGTGGTGgaatcggcggcggcggcggcggcggtttcGGTGGTGGATACattggcggtggcggcggttcGCTCATCCAGAAGCACATCTACGTGCATGTACCGCCCCCGGAAGCTCCTGAGGAGAGACCGATCAGGCCGCTCCTGCCATCGGCTCCAGCCCAGAAGCACTACAAGATCATCTTCATCAAGGCACCGACCCCGCCAACCCCGACCGCTCCAGTAATTCCGGCGCTGCCGCAACAGGACGAGCAGAAGACGCTCATCTACGTCCTGGTGAAGAAACCTGAAGAGGCACCCGAGATCAGCCTGCCGACCATCACGCCCACTCAGCCCAGCAAGCCCGAGGTCTACTTCATCAAATACAAGACGCAG AAGGAAGTCACCGGTGGTGGTGGCTATgctggtggcggcggtggcatcGGCGGTGGCCACGGCGGTGGAATCGGCGGTGGAATCGGCGACATCGGCCATGGTGGAATTGGCGGTACCGGCATCGGTGGCACTGGACCCAGCGGACCCAGCACGAGTTACGGGGCACCCGGCGCATCCGGACCATACTAG